The following nucleotide sequence is from Verrucomicrobiia bacterium.
CAAGGAGGAAGGCATCGGTTCGAGCGCGACCAGCCTTAAGCTTTGCTTTTCGTGTTGATGAGCATCGTTCATGGTTCAGGACACCCTTCTCTCCCCTTCGTTGCTTTATAGTTCTCTGGACAATAGTACAAAGAAATTGGGAGGCGAATTGGTAACAAGAAAATGCACGGAGCAAAAGAAAGTTTGACAAACTGAGATAGCGTTCGTTCTTTGGAGGGGGGACTGGCCTCGGCTTGTTGAGACAAATTGCTAGGACCGCGGATGGGAGTGGTTAGGAGAAACGCCCAACTTGAGTGCGGCGGCAGCAAGTTTGCGGCGATGCCGGATGACTGCCGGATGAGAGATGTGAAGGGCAGCGGCGATTTCACTTACGCCGAAACCGTCGTACAACAAGCGCGCCACGGCCTGGTCAAGGGGATCGAGGGCCGCCAGAAGGAGTTGAAAGAGGTCGTGGGCGCAGACGTTCTGCAAAACGTCCTCCGGATCCACCAGGCATTCGGCGCAGTCTTCAATGCTCAACTTGAAGGACCTCCGCTTGGGGGAATCGAGGCTGCGGCCAGCCCCGAGCACATCGCGTATATGCCAGAGACAGTTTTCTACGTACCAACTGACTGTTTTATGCGGGTCTTTCACTTGAAGGCGCCAGAGGTGTTCGGCACCGTTCAGTAAAAGCTCCTCCGCGAGATCGCGGTGGGTGGTGATAGCCTGCAGGGCATGGCGGAGGCGGGCGAGGGCGTCGGTTTGTGTATTCAGGCGCTGTTTCATAGGAAATTGATTTGAGTCTCATCCTCTTATACGGAGCGAGGGGTCAAAATCTTTCAAAGACTCGTCAAACTATTTGAAATTTTTTTGGGCGCAGTGTGGGAGGAGTGAGGTTGGCATGGTCCAACTTGCTGGCATCCGAGGGGAAAGCCACTGGGCATTTCCGAGGTTCGTTTAGGGTTTTGCAGGAGTGGCGGATTGGCTCTTTTCGCGCTGAGTGCGTTTCCCTCTTGGCGTTCACAACACCATCCTCCCGGCCTTTTTACTTTTTTATCGACAAGCCCCTGAACATTGCGATACAAGGGACCCGTTCTCACCAATGGCTCATGCTATGGCGCGCCTGGTCGTTAATCCGGGTTCTCCTGCGGCTTGGGAAATCCAACTCAAGCCAGGCGCGAACTTTATCGGGCGCGGTTTCGCAAACGATGTGAAAATCCCCGATGGCTCGGTTTCGGGGTCACATTGCCAAATCGTGCTCAACGATGGCGTGGTCATGATCAAGGATTTGGGCTCGACCAACGGGACGTTTATCAACCGGGCGGCTGTTGTGGAGGCGGTGCTCGAGACCGGGCAGACCATCCATCTGGGGGGCGTCGAGATGCGTTTTTATGGCGATTCTCCTGCCGAGGAACCATTGAATCGGGCGTCGGTTTTGGCGCCAAATCCGGCCAAGCCCCCTGCCCTTCGCGTGGGAGTCGCGCGCCCGCAGGTCATAGACGAGGAGCGGCTGGCGGACCCGCCGCCAGCGGTAGCCCTTGCGCCGCCCCTGATTTCTGAGCCGCCTGTCCCCCCGCCTATGCCCAGCTTTGGGGCGGCGTCTCAGACCTGCAAGTTCCACCCCAAGGCCCCCGCCCGGTTCTACTGTTCGAAATGCCGGCAGGCCTATTGTGAGTTGTGCGTGGCTTTGCGCACGGTCGAGCGAGTGAAGCGGAAGTTCTGCCGGCATTGCGGGGCCGAATGCGCGCCGCTGCAGGTGCGTTTACAGCCAGCCGTCGAGAAGGGCTTCTTCCAGCGTGTGCCTGGGGCATTTGGCTATCCTGTTCGGGGGGGCGGGGTCTTCATCGTGATCATCGCGGTGGCGATCATGGGCTTATTCAAGGCGGGCCAGGCCCTGATGAGCCTGGGCACGATTAGGACCTTTATTATGGGGCTCATCCTCGAGATAGCCACGGGCGGATACCTGTTTGCTTACCTCCAATCCATTCTTCACTCGACGTCGGCTGAGGACCGGGAATTGCCTGAACTGCCCGGCATTGGGAATTTTCTGGAAGACTTGCTGATGCCCTTTCTGAAATTGCTGGGCCTGCTCCTCTTTTGCTTCGGACCGGCCCTGGGGATTTTCATTTGGATAGGGGCTTCGCGTGAATTGTCTTTTATATGGGTGGCAATCGCGGCGATGGTCTTCGGTTATTTGTATTTTCCAATGGCCCTGCTGGCGGTGGCGATACTGGATTCGGTGGCGGCGGCCAACCCGCTGGTAGTCATCCCCTCGATTCTAAAGGCGCCCCTGGAATATATCTGTTCGCTCGTGCTGCTGGGCGTAGCGTTCGCCTTTCAAGGGGCGGGGGCAGCCCTCATTGCCTTGGTGTTCCGCGAGGGTTGGACAACCCATTCGATGGGGCAACTGGTGGCGATGATGGGCTGCATGGCGTTGGTGAGTTTCGCCAGCCTTTACTTGCTGGTGGTTGCCGTCCACGCGTTGGGCCTGATTTATGTTGCAAAAAAGGAGCAACTTGGATGGCACTCGAGGTAGGGCAGGTGGTCCGGATAACCGCACCCGCTTAACGAACCGGCATTCCATCTCGTCTCATGGGCGAGTTTGAGGCAAAAGCCACTCGCAAAAGCCCCAGTGGCGAGTGACATCCAATTTGAGCGATTGTCCGAAGCGCATTATCGTATCAGCGCCTAACAAGAGCATCAGCACCCAATCAAGGGGTCTAAGTCTGGGATGGCCCAGGAAGTAGGTCATCATTCCTCCGGCCAACCACCCAACGAATATCCCCTCTGCAATGAACAGGTTAAACGTGAGCGCGATGGAAGCCTTTGTAATGGAGCCCGGCTCAAAACCCAGAACACTCAAAGGGCGATCCTTAAAGCCGGACCAAAAAAGTCCCAGAAATGGATAAAACGGCAGGAGCGCCAGATAACTGCACCTGTAGTGACGATTCTTCGCCTCATTCAGGTCCCGTTCAGTAGTGTAGGCCTCATCATAGATAATCCCGAAGGGTGCGGCTTCATGAAGTTCCGTCGGCCAAGGCGAGAGCTCGTAAACGACAGGGTGGTTTTTATCGCCCTTACACTTTGAGCGCAAATAATACTTTTGCCCT
It contains:
- a CDS encoding FHA domain-containing protein; translated protein: MAHAMARLVVNPGSPAAWEIQLKPGANFIGRGFANDVKIPDGSVSGSHCQIVLNDGVVMIKDLGSTNGTFINRAAVVEAVLETGQTIHLGGVEMRFYGDSPAEEPLNRASVLAPNPAKPPALRVGVARPQVIDEERLADPPPAVALAPPLISEPPVPPPMPSFGAASQTCKFHPKAPARFYCSKCRQAYCELCVALRTVERVKRKFCRHCGAECAPLQVRLQPAVEKGFFQRVPGAFGYPVRGGGVFIVIIAVAIMGLFKAGQALMSLGTIRTFIMGLILEIATGGYLFAYLQSILHSTSAEDRELPELPGIGNFLEDLLMPFLKLLGLLLFCFGPALGIFIWIGASRELSFIWVAIAAMVFGYLYFPMALLAVAILDSVAAANPLVVIPSILKAPLEYICSLVLLGVAFAFQGAGAALIALVFREGWTTHSMGQLVAMMGCMALVSFASLYLLVVAVHALGLIYVAKKEQLGWHSR